A section of the Methanoregula formicica SMSP genome encodes:
- a CDS encoding SagB/ThcOx family dehydrogenase → MTTIGKEFMERTRYPDYSTVDLVLRKPEPPHELPVKEGQEITRLPDPKRFKAGVIPVRKAIGTWEPVGFFSRSSVTLSELSYLLWCMQGFRKTVAETIQLRNIPSSGSRYPLEIFFVANEVEGLETGLYRYLPKSHSIVAERIDSDLTMEMSTASLNFKIMTRAAVAFLWVAVPYRSVWALGNRGYRSALIEAGHSCQNLILAAEGLGFRVFPSDMFHDELMTKLADLDPEIQWPVYLAALGKTEENVTLA, encoded by the coding sequence ATGACCACAATCGGTAAGGAATTCATGGAAAGGACCCGGTACCCGGATTACTCCACGGTAGACCTTGTCCTCCGCAAGCCGGAACCCCCGCACGAGCTCCCGGTAAAGGAAGGCCAGGAAATAACCCGGCTGCCGGATCCGAAGAGGTTCAAGGCAGGGGTGATTCCCGTAAGAAAAGCCATCGGGACTTGGGAACCTGTCGGGTTCTTCTCGCGATCCTCGGTCACGCTCTCGGAGCTCTCGTATCTGCTCTGGTGTATGCAGGGATTTCGGAAGACCGTGGCGGAGACCATCCAGCTCAGGAACATCCCTTCCAGCGGATCGCGCTATCCGCTGGAGATCTTTTTTGTGGCAAACGAGGTCGAGGGGCTTGAGACCGGCCTGTACCGGTACCTCCCGAAATCCCACAGCATTGTCGCAGAACGGATCGACTCCGACCTGACGATGGAGATGAGCACCGCGAGCCTGAACTTCAAGATCATGACAAGGGCCGCGGTGGCATTCCTCTGGGTTGCCGTACCGTACCGCTCGGTCTGGGCGCTGGGAAACCGGGGATACCGGAGCGCCCTGATCGAGGCAGGGCACAGCTGCCAGAACCTCATTCTCGCTGCGGAGGGTCTCGGCTTCAGGGTGTTCCCTTCGGACATGTTCCATGACGAGCTGATGACAAAACTTGCGGATCTCGACCCGGAGATCCAGTGGCCGGTTTACCTCGCAGCGCTGGGGAAAACCGAAGAGAATGTGACTCTGGCCTGA
- a CDS encoding formylmethanofuran dehydrogenase subunit C, with protein MATVTLKPIKTPELIFEGYSITPDAFAGKTAQQIAGLPGHEGKIVTRLGDFFEVSGNAGETAADTGIVINGDCARVKYIGSKMTAGTVTVNGNADMYVGGWMKGGKIHVTGNVDSFCGIQMQGGEILVDGNAKNHVGCAYRGDWRGMKGGTIRIRGSAGNDIGTFMLGGTIIIEKDAFIHVSTHAEGGTVIIKGDVEGRVGGQMVKGDMYVLGKIKFMMPGYQKIGTVEKEVDGVTETFDHYIGDLGERHPKSKGQVVYANLYLKAAA; from the coding sequence ATGGCAACCGTTACGTTAAAACCGATCAAGACCCCCGAGCTCATCTTCGAGGGCTACAGTATCACACCCGATGCATTTGCAGGAAAGACCGCACAGCAGATTGCCGGGCTTCCGGGTCACGAGGGCAAGATCGTGACGAGGCTCGGGGACTTCTTTGAGGTCTCCGGTAATGCCGGTGAGACCGCGGCGGACACCGGTATTGTCATCAACGGCGACTGCGCTCGGGTCAAATACATTGGCTCGAAAATGACGGCCGGTACCGTCACGGTCAACGGCAATGCCGACATGTACGTCGGCGGCTGGATGAAAGGAGGAAAGATCCATGTCACCGGTAACGTTGACTCGTTTTGCGGCATCCAGATGCAGGGAGGCGAGATCCTTGTCGATGGCAATGCCAAGAACCATGTCGGCTGCGCATACCGCGGCGACTGGAGAGGCATGAAGGGCGGCACGATCCGGATCAGGGGCAGTGCTGGCAATGATATCGGGACCTTCATGCTCGGCGGGACCATCATCATCGAGAAGGATGCATTCATCCACGTCTCCACCCATGCAGAAGGCGGCACCGTTATCATCAAGGGCGATGTCGAGGGCCGTGTCGGCGGCCAGATGGTCAAGGGCGACATGTACGTGCTCGGCAAGATCAAGTTTATGATGCCCGGGTACCAGAAGATTGGCACGGTCGAGAAGGAAGTCGACGGTGTTACGGAAACCTTCGACCACTATATCGGCGATCTTGGCGAGAGACACCCCAAGAGCAAGGGGCAGGTTGTCTATGCAAACCTGTACCTGAAAGCAGCGGCATGA
- a CDS encoding YeeE/YedE thiosulfate transporter family protein yields MAVAGWLTKDVAIIAVPIVSLLLGLLIGWLGQRSGFCSIGGFRDFFMFKHTRLLYGYLALIIGAFIGYLVFWFITPQAFENFFWFLHKGLMPVPGAPANLTLAAYILLAVIGGIVVGLIGVLLGGCPLRQLVMTAEGNLRSLLFVIGMCIGAILFAAWVSGWAVGILKGLGIA; encoded by the coding sequence ATGGCCGTAGCAGGCTGGTTAACAAAGGACGTTGCCATCATCGCCGTCCCCATCGTCTCGCTCCTCCTCGGTCTTCTGATCGGCTGGCTTGGCCAGCGGTCCGGGTTCTGCTCGATCGGAGGGTTCCGTGACTTCTTCATGTTCAAACACACCCGGCTCCTGTACGGGTATCTCGCCCTGATCATCGGGGCGTTCATCGGCTACCTCGTCTTCTGGTTCATCACCCCGCAAGCATTCGAGAACTTCTTCTGGTTCCTCCATAAGGGCCTCATGCCCGTTCCCGGTGCACCCGCGAACCTGACGCTTGCAGCTTACATCCTCCTCGCCGTTATTGGCGGTATCGTGGTCGGGCTCATTGGCGTCCTGCTGGGTGGCTGCCCGCTCCGGCAACTCGTGATGACTGCCGAAGGAAACCTACGGTCCCTCCTCTTTGTGATCGGCATGTGTATCGGTGCCATCCTGTTTGCCGCGTGGGTATCCGGCTGGGCGGTCGGGATCTTAAAGGGTCTTGGGATTGCATAA
- a CDS encoding molybdopterin dinucleotide binding domain-containing protein → MPKIELNMITQRSIEEGAAMEKGKTNPDYFEACSICEMNPEDMKRAGIWKNTNVRVTSECGTVIVKAIIPTQYVPPGLAHIRQGVWANQVVPPRTQSTGTPQYSGFPVTIEPAPTERLKSALELVQGAVGLWKGGN, encoded by the coding sequence ATGCCAAAGATCGAACTCAACATGATCACCCAGCGCTCCATTGAGGAAGGCGCTGCTATGGAGAAGGGCAAGACCAACCCCGACTACTTCGAGGCCTGCTCCATCTGCGAGATGAACCCGGAAGACATGAAGCGTGCCGGCATCTGGAAGAACACTAATGTCCGCGTTACGAGCGAGTGCGGAACCGTGATTGTCAAGGCAATAATCCCCACACAGTACGTGCCCCCGGGCCTTGCCCACATCCGGCAGGGTGTCTGGGCCAACCAAGTTGTCCCGCCCCGGACCCAGTCCACCGGTACCCCGCAGTACAGCGGCTTCCCGGTCACTATCGAACCCGCTCCCACCGAGCGGCTGAAATCTGCCCTTGAGCTTGTGCAGGGCGCTGTCGGGCTCTGGAAAGGAGGTAACTGA
- a CDS encoding formylmethanofuran dehydrogenase subunit A, with product MSSGEIIVKGGFIVDPTRKINGDVGDVAIKDGKIVDRVGSSAKVIDAKGKVVMAGGVDIHSHVAGPKVNAGRLMRPEDKLRSGDLRSGVAQKNGYRMESGFSIPSTFRTGYEYARMGYSFVMEAAMPPLLAPHTHEEIHDTPIIDEAALPVFGNNWFVMEYLRNNEIENTAAYIAWLLKTTKGYGVKVVNPGGTAAWAWGLNCLSINDPVPYFEITPAEIMTGLMKANEYLGLPHSMHVHQNDLGNPGNFQVTLDSLKLAEGIKAKNKFGREQVMHSTHLQFHSYGGDGWGTFCSKAKEVMDYVNKTKNITIDLGCVTLDETTTMTADGPFEHHLHGLNHLKWTNVDVEMETAAGIVPYVYDPNIKVCDIQWAIGLELALYAKDMDRTFITTDHPNAGPFTRYPRVIKWLMSKKARDATLDSFKHKDKVLDAISLHNIKRELSLFEIAQMTRSGPAKALGLAHMYGGLAPGMSADVAVYDLNVKDMPKDPEEIEDAFLRAACFIKSGEVVVKDGEVVSNGHKKTVWVNAKMPENPQVTRDVTEAFTKGTYTMDIRNYPVRDYLAPHPFVIEYDVEA from the coding sequence ATGTCATCAGGAGAAATTATCGTCAAGGGCGGGTTCATCGTTGACCCGACCCGGAAGATTAACGGCGATGTTGGCGACGTTGCCATCAAGGACGGAAAGATTGTTGACAGGGTCGGCTCCTCGGCAAAGGTCATCGATGCCAAAGGCAAGGTCGTCATGGCCGGCGGTGTCGATATCCACTCCCACGTGGCCGGTCCCAAGGTCAATGCAGGCCGCCTGATGCGTCCCGAGGACAAGCTCAGGTCAGGAGACCTGCGGAGCGGTGTCGCGCAGAAGAACGGCTATCGCATGGAGTCCGGGTTCTCGATCCCGAGCACATTCCGGACCGGGTACGAGTACGCCCGGATGGGATACTCGTTTGTCATGGAAGCGGCAATGCCCCCGCTCCTTGCCCCGCACACGCACGAGGAGATCCACGACACCCCCATCATCGATGAGGCCGCCCTGCCGGTCTTTGGCAACAACTGGTTCGTCATGGAGTACCTCAGGAACAACGAGATCGAGAACACCGCCGCCTACATCGCTTGGCTCCTGAAGACCACGAAGGGCTATGGTGTCAAGGTCGTCAACCCCGGCGGCACCGCTGCCTGGGCATGGGGACTGAACTGTCTTTCCATCAACGACCCGGTCCCGTACTTCGAGATCACGCCTGCCGAGATCATGACCGGCCTGATGAAGGCGAACGAATACCTCGGCCTTCCGCACTCCATGCACGTCCACCAGAATGACCTCGGCAACCCCGGTAACTTCCAGGTCACGCTGGATTCGCTCAAGCTTGCAGAAGGAATCAAGGCCAAAAACAAGTTCGGCCGCGAACAGGTTATGCACTCCACCCACCTCCAGTTCCACTCCTATGGCGGTGACGGCTGGGGGACCTTCTGCTCCAAGGCAAAAGAAGTCATGGACTATGTCAACAAGACAAAGAACATCACCATCGACCTCGGCTGCGTAACGCTGGACGAGACCACAACGATGACCGCTGACGGCCCGTTCGAGCACCACCTCCACGGCCTCAACCACCTGAAATGGACCAACGTTGACGTTGAGATGGAGACTGCCGCCGGGATCGTTCCCTATGTCTACGACCCGAACATCAAGGTCTGTGATATCCAGTGGGCAATCGGCCTGGAACTTGCGCTCTATGCAAAGGACATGGACCGCACCTTCATCACCACCGACCACCCGAATGCCGGCCCGTTCACGCGGTATCCCCGCGTTATCAAGTGGCTGATGTCAAAGAAGGCCCGCGATGCAACGCTCGACTCGTTCAAGCACAAGGACAAGGTTCTCGACGCAATCTCCCTCCACAACATCAAGCGCGAACTCTCGCTCTTCGAGATCGCCCAGATGACCCGGTCCGGCCCGGCAAAAGCGCTCGGCCTTGCACACATGTACGGCGGCCTTGCCCCCGGCATGAGTGCCGATGTTGCGGTCTATGACCTCAACGTCAAGGACATGCCCAAAGACCCCGAGGAGATCGAGGATGCATTCCTGCGTGCGGCCTGCTTCATCAAATCCGGTGAGGTTGTTGTCAAGGACGGGGAAGTTGTCAGCAACGGCCACAAGAAAACGGTCTGGGTCAATGCGAAGATGCCCGAGAACCCGCAGGTCACCCGCGATGTCACCGAGGCATTCACGAAGGGCACCTACACCATGGACATCCGCAACTACCCGGTCCGGGACTACCTTGCCCCGCACCCGTTTGTCATCGAATATGACGTGGAGGCCTGA
- a CDS encoding C-GCAxxG-C-C family (seleno)protein: MREPVRPADPAQIRKIAEEYYRTGQFYCSEAIVKAINDGFSLGYPESVIRLASGFPIGIGGSGCSCGAVTGGVMALGMVFGRDQPGDPRIDRCLGLCRELHTLFARRHGCLCCRTLIRGMKLKSPEHMQQCISFTGEIAEEVARIILRETGTGSEQGNPLPFVS, from the coding sequence ATGCGGGAACCTGTCCGGCCGGCCGATCCTGCGCAGATCCGAAAGATCGCAGAAGAATATTACCGGACGGGCCAATTCTACTGCTCCGAAGCGATTGTAAAAGCCATCAATGACGGCTTTTCCCTCGGCTATCCGGAATCGGTCATACGGCTCGCATCCGGTTTTCCCATCGGCATCGGTGGATCAGGGTGCTCCTGCGGAGCCGTGACCGGGGGTGTTATGGCCCTTGGCATGGTCTTTGGCAGGGACCAGCCCGGCGACCCCCGGATCGACCGCTGCCTCGGATTGTGCCGGGAACTCCACACGCTCTTTGCCAGAAGGCATGGCTGCCTCTGCTGCCGGACCCTGATCCGTGGCATGAAACTCAAATCCCCCGAGCACATGCAGCAGTGCATTTCCTTTACCGGGGAAATAGCTGAAGAGGTTGCAAGGATCATCCTGAGGGAGACCGGGACCGGTTCAGAACAGGGAAATCCGCTTCCCTTCGTTTCCTGA
- a CDS encoding OsmC family protein: protein MGLNNIDTKQVTDYKKEIQTDPNEAKFTAKIEGDWLFDEGGPQFRSTVKVKDGTYTMEASHPNFAGPACRPGPMAFGLFWFAACYSSTFVTEAAMRNLKLTSVKTRVEADLNYTVQFDLGNDPLISEYRVFMDVQGDATDAQVQDLKEYALKRCMGMFTIRNAIALKAEVRFQK, encoded by the coding sequence ATGGGCCTGAACAACATTGACACAAAACAAGTCACCGATTACAAAAAGGAGATCCAGACGGATCCCAACGAAGCAAAGTTCACCGCAAAGATCGAGGGCGACTGGCTTTTTGATGAGGGTGGTCCGCAGTTCCGCTCAACCGTTAAGGTAAAAGACGGCACATACACGATGGAAGCAAGCCATCCGAACTTCGCCGGTCCGGCCTGCCGCCCGGGACCGATGGCATTCGGCCTCTTCTGGTTTGCGGCCTGCTATTCCAGCACGTTTGTGACGGAAGCAGCAATGCGTAACCTGAAACTCACATCGGTCAAGACCCGTGTGGAAGCCGACCTCAACTATACGGTCCAGTTCGATCTCGGGAACGATCCGCTCATCTCTGAATACCGAGTATTTATGGATGTACAAGGCGACGCAACCGATGCGCAGGTCCAGGACCTGAAGGAGTATGCCCTGAAACGGTGCATGGGCATGTTCACCATCCGGAACGCGATTGCCCTGAAGGCAGAAGTCCGGTTCCAGAAATAG
- a CDS encoding DsrE family protein — protein sequence MNPHFFLLGGPVTEERLSWIESCLKFFFVKLNPENLLHHTKTHEGVFTFFLTGDALYSLHEPGTARIWGVILALPSVKIVCDRQELILRGISIEGLKMKFPDQVIDHNRLGISGQPSFWNDVVRVARQHEQPVPSTIGYLQLESPYMNRSSLSTVKCLNAALEAHASVELYAYLDGIHCGHSNQNPTEFENIGTGLEEICDRAAKRNLACQMIVCSRCAAARGYSTWDDGQGQVVSACTIRPFRIRNLNEMVERFSRNHTILAENGASIQMKPSGQQTSFPLEEPGRAPPVTVLITSTPYGTERAFGGLSFAIACAAGGIPTQVIFIEDGVYALSGSHTLDPDSQFFNLQDVIDAVAGSRDLELFVFQPSLHQRGLSKNAKMNAVLDIGLQELGQLLFFPPRAIQAVQRRVIIF from the coding sequence ATGAACCCCCATTTTTTTCTCCTCGGCGGACCGGTTACGGAAGAGCGCCTCTCCTGGATCGAGTCCTGCCTGAAATTTTTCTTTGTCAAGCTCAATCCCGAGAACCTCCTGCACCATACAAAAACCCATGAAGGGGTCTTCACCTTCTTTTTGACCGGAGACGCCCTGTACAGCCTCCATGAACCGGGAACCGCGAGGATCTGGGGCGTCATTCTTGCACTGCCCTCGGTGAAGATTGTCTGCGACCGACAGGAACTCATCCTCCGGGGCATCTCGATCGAAGGTCTGAAGATGAAGTTCCCCGACCAGGTGATCGACCACAACCGGCTGGGCATCAGCGGCCAGCCCTCGTTCTGGAATGACGTGGTACGGGTTGCCCGCCAGCACGAGCAGCCGGTACCAAGCACTATCGGGTACCTCCAGCTGGAGTCGCCCTACATGAACCGGTCATCACTCTCTACCGTGAAATGCCTGAACGCGGCGCTCGAAGCGCATGCATCGGTGGAACTATACGCTTATCTTGACGGCATCCACTGCGGCCACAGCAACCAGAACCCGACGGAGTTTGAAAATATCGGCACGGGTCTGGAAGAGATCTGCGACCGAGCCGCAAAACGGAACCTCGCATGCCAGATGATTGTCTGCAGCCGGTGTGCGGCTGCCCGGGGGTACAGCACCTGGGACGACGGGCAGGGTCAGGTGGTATCGGCCTGCACGATACGGCCGTTCCGGATCCGGAACCTGAACGAGATGGTCGAGCGGTTTTCAAGGAACCACACGATCCTTGCCGAGAATGGTGCATCGATCCAGATGAAACCGTCCGGCCAGCAGACATCGTTCCCGCTGGAGGAACCCGGACGGGCCCCGCCCGTCACGGTCCTGATCACGAGTACACCGTACGGCACGGAACGGGCATTCGGGGGACTCTCGTTTGCGATTGCCTGTGCCGCAGGGGGGATTCCCACGCAGGTCATCTTTATCGAGGATGGCGTATACGCCCTCTCCGGCAGCCACACGCTGGATCCGGACTCGCAGTTCTTCAATCTCCAGGACGTGATCGATGCCGTTGCCGGGAGCAGGGACCTCGAGCTCTTCGTTTTCCAGCCCTCCCTCCACCAGCGGGGACTCTCCAAGAACGCAAAGATGAATGCTGTGCTGGATATCGGATTGCAGGAGCTCGGTCAGTTGCTCTTCTTCCCGCCACGGGCCATCCAGGCAGTTCAGCGGCGGGTCATCATCTTCTGA
- a CDS encoding 4Fe-4S binding protein, translated as MAFSVHVNMNRCTGCGNCVVSCPVNALELYTLDPVTKEKIYHVKDGKSISMDVNMELCAGCGVCVGACPYGVITLAGKGQAGVFV; from the coding sequence ATGGCGTTTTCAGTACATGTCAATATGAACCGCTGTACCGGTTGCGGGAACTGCGTGGTCTCCTGCCCGGTGAACGCGCTCGAGCTCTACACGCTCGACCCGGTAACGAAGGAGAAGATCTACCATGTGAAGGACGGCAAGTCCATCAGCATGGATGTGAACATGGAGCTCTGTGCCGGCTGCGGTGTCTGCGTGGGCGCCTGCCCGTACGGCGTGATCACCCTTGCCGGTAAAGGCCAGGCGGGCGTGTTTGTCTGA
- a CDS encoding sulfurtransferase TusA family protein, translating into MITLTTKNLDITGKVCPYCLLAVQKASASLQKGDELLVSCDHPPAATTTIPKFAEDNGMNCAIKKSAPGLWEIRLTKK; encoded by the coding sequence GTGATAACCTTGACAACCAAAAACCTCGACATAACCGGAAAAGTCTGCCCGTACTGCCTCCTTGCGGTCCAGAAGGCATCGGCCTCATTACAGAAAGGCGATGAACTGCTGGTCTCCTGCGATCATCCACCGGCGGCTACAACGACCATCCCGAAGTTCGCAGAGGACAACGGGATGAACTGCGCAATAAAGAAGTCTGCACCCGGGCTCTGGGAGATCCGGCTGACGAAGAAGTAA
- a CDS encoding YeeE/YedE thiosulfate transporter family protein → MAEIKAKSEETPSCLDTLAKSPLYVGLAIGILAALVQALLMSAGGPEAYGFCVACHTRDVVNVAVNDIAGTKLAVAAISQNAILPMLTVIGVLIGAFVSARYYQEFRTKAGNAASYLWYLLGGLFFMVFALFMGGCPYRMGLRIGYGDVVAVIGVIAIIAGVLVGIKITTSLAEREG, encoded by the coding sequence ATGGCCGAAATCAAGGCAAAATCAGAAGAAACACCATCCTGCTTGGACACCCTTGCCAAAAGCCCGCTTTATGTCGGACTTGCCATCGGTATTCTCGCTGCGCTTGTACAGGCACTCCTGATGAGTGCCGGCGGACCGGAAGCCTACGGGTTCTGTGTCGCCTGTCACACCCGCGATGTCGTGAACGTTGCGGTGAACGATATCGCCGGGACGAAGCTTGCTGTTGCCGCGATCTCCCAGAATGCCATCCTGCCGATGCTGACCGTGATCGGTGTCCTCATCGGTGCGTTTGTCTCCGCCCGGTATTACCAGGAGTTCCGGACCAAGGCCGGCAATGCCGCATCCTATCTCTGGTACCTGCTCGGTGGGCTCTTCTTTATGGTCTTCGCCCTTTTCATGGGCGGCTGCCCGTACCGCATGGGCTTGCGGATCGGGTACGGCGACGTAGTGGCCGTCATCGGGGTCATCGCGATCATTGCCGGGGTTCTTGTCGGAATAAAGATCACCACCAGCCTTGCGGAGCGTGAGGGATAA
- a CDS encoding formylmethanofuran dehydrogenase subunit B has translation MPKTIKGVGCPYCGSSCDDIEVVVSDDETKILEVHNACIIGTNLFHHANDPTRPRLPRKRQPDGSMKEIPYEEAIDWMAKTMLAAKKPLIYGFGSTNCEGMSAVARIAEKSGAVLDNCATICHGPSFLAIFDNGYPSCTLGEAKNRADVVVFWGCNPMHAHPRHTSRYSIFPRGYFTQKGQMQRTVLSIDPRETDTAKLADHHLMLDQGHDYELFDAFRTVLRGFDIPDVVAGIPKEKIKQSVEIMKNAKFCMIFFGMGCTHTDGRNHNIDAAISLTRDLNNHTKCSIMAMRGHYNIAGPGQVWSWQFGFPYCIDLSKGSHAHMNPGETSSVDLAMRDEVDCFVNVGTDAGAHFPIQAVQHLKKHPFITIDPNFCMASEIADLHIPVRIAGVDEPGVVYRMDNVPIQFRAVIKGLPGVPSDEELFDRVYERMCELTNTQPVWLAAKEHRKYPQNPAVS, from the coding sequence ATGCCAAAGACCATTAAAGGTGTAGGATGCCCGTACTGCGGATCGTCCTGCGATGATATCGAAGTCGTTGTCAGCGATGACGAGACCAAGATCCTGGAAGTGCACAATGCCTGCATCATCGGCACCAACCTCTTCCACCACGCAAACGACCCGACACGACCCCGGCTCCCGCGCAAGCGCCAGCCTGACGGTTCCATGAAGGAGATTCCCTACGAAGAGGCGATCGACTGGATGGCAAAGACCATGCTCGCAGCAAAGAAGCCCCTCATCTACGGCTTTGGCTCCACCAACTGCGAAGGCATGAGCGCCGTAGCCCGGATCGCGGAGAAATCCGGTGCCGTGCTCGACAACTGCGCAACCATCTGCCACGGCCCCTCGTTCCTTGCGATCTTCGACAACGGGTACCCAAGCTGCACGCTGGGCGAGGCCAAGAACCGTGCCGATGTCGTGGTTTTCTGGGGCTGCAACCCGATGCACGCCCACCCCCGGCACACCTCCCGGTACTCGATCTTCCCCCGCGGGTACTTCACCCAGAAGGGCCAGATGCAGAGGACCGTCCTCTCCATCGACCCGCGTGAGACCGACACCGCGAAACTTGCCGACCATCACCTGATGCTCGACCAGGGACATGACTATGAACTCTTCGATGCGTTCCGGACCGTCCTCCGGGGTTTCGATATTCCCGATGTAGTAGCAGGGATCCCTAAGGAGAAGATCAAGCAGTCGGTCGAGATCATGAAGAACGCGAAGTTCTGCATGATCTTCTTTGGCATGGGTTGCACGCACACCGATGGCCGCAACCACAACATCGATGCCGCAATCAGCCTGACCCGCGACCTCAACAACCATACGAAGTGCTCGATCATGGCAATGCGGGGCCACTACAACATTGCCGGCCCCGGCCAAGTCTGGTCCTGGCAGTTCGGCTTCCCGTACTGTATCGACCTGTCGAAAGGCTCTCACGCCCACATGAACCCGGGCGAGACGAGTTCGGTCGACCTCGCGATGCGCGACGAGGTTGACTGCTTCGTCAATGTCGGTACCGATGCCGGCGCCCACTTCCCTATCCAGGCTGTCCAGCATTTAAAGAAGCATCCGTTCATCACCATCGACCCGAACTTCTGCATGGCAAGCGAGATCGCCGACCTCCACATCCCCGTCCGGATCGCCGGTGTGGACGAGCCGGGCGTTGTCTACCGTATGGACAATGTACCGATCCAGTTCCGGGCGGTCATCAAGGGCCTGCCTGGCGTCCCGAGCGACGAGGAACTCTTCGACCGCGTGTACGAACGGATGTGCGAACTGACCAACACCCAGCCGGTATGGCTTGCGGCAAAGGAACACCGGAAATACCCGCAGAACCCGGCGGTGAGCTGA